The following coding sequences are from one Ornithodoros turicata isolate Travis chromosome 1, ASM3712646v1, whole genome shotgun sequence window:
- the LOC135397844 gene encoding AFG2-interacting ribosome maturation factor-like isoform X3, giving the protein MTDKKAALANLLNALRRSHTSVSNACQQALQAYCQASEKLSVIDVCQRTELYPSIADMIEWLSKIDQQFSNNIFAKEFLLENLQFSQDLGPEKFVGEWKKEDSTVIMYLNEVLWALKFFMTAKA; this is encoded by the exons ATGACTGATAAGAAAGCAGCGCTAGCGAACCTTCT TAACGCTTTAAGGAGAAGCCACACCTCCGTCAGCAACGCTTGTCAACAGGCTCTGCAAGCTTATTGTCAAGCGTCAGAGAAGCTCTCTGTAATTGATGTTTGCCAACGAACTGAACTTTACCCTTCGATTGCCGATATGATAGAATGGCTTTCTAAAATCGACCAGCAATTCAGCAACAA TATATTTGCTAAGGAATTTTTGCTCGAGAACCTGCAATTCAGTCAGGACCTCGGACCTGAAAAGTTTGTCGGTGAATGGAAGAAGGAAGATAGCACTGTTATCATGTATCTCAACG AGGTGCTGTGGGCATTGAAATTCTTCATGACTGCCAAAGCGTGA
- the LOC135397844 gene encoding AFG2-interacting ribosome maturation factor-like isoform X2: MGDLTHPLDRHFRQVFNVIEQMQGGTWKKVMEGSHVHLAELSTLMEIFSNCSVANINSTKTASRFPDVKDRILRKVTDEMTDKKAALANLLNALRRSHTSVSNACQQALQAYCQASEKLSVIDVCQRTELYPSIADMIEWLSKIDQQFSNKFAKEFLLENLQFSQDLGPEKFVGEWKKEDSTVIMYLNEVLWALKFFMTAKA, from the exons ATGGGGGATTTAACACACCCTCTCGACAGACATTTTCGACAGGTATTTAATGTAATAGAACAAATGCAAGGTGGGACTTGGAAGAAGGTAATGGAAGGTTCTCATGTGCACTTGGCTGAGCTTTCAACGTTGATGGAGATATTCTCGAACTGTAGTGTTGCAAATATAAACAGTACAAAGACTGCGTCGAGGTTTCCAGATGTCAAGGATAGAATTCTCCGTAAGGTGACAGATGAAATGACTGATAAGAAAGCAGCGCTAGCGAACCTTCT TAACGCTTTAAGGAGAAGCCACACCTCCGTCAGCAACGCTTGTCAACAGGCTCTGCAAGCTTATTGTCAAGCGTCAGAGAAGCTCTCTGTAATTGATGTTTGCCAACGAACTGAACTTTACCCTTCGATTGCCGATATGATAGAATGGCTTTCTAAAATCGACCAGCAATTCAGCAACAA ATTTGCTAAGGAATTTTTGCTCGAGAACCTGCAATTCAGTCAGGACCTCGGACCTGAAAAGTTTGTCGGTGAATGGAAGAAGGAAGATAGCACTGTTATCATGTATCTCAACG AGGTGCTGTGGGCATTGAAATTCTTCATGACTGCCAAAGCGTGA
- the LOC135397844 gene encoding AFG2-interacting ribosome maturation factor-like isoform X1 gives MGDLTHPLDRHFRQVFNVIEQMQGGTWKKVMEGSHVHLAELSTLMEIFSNCSVANINSTKTASRFPDVKDRILRKVTDEMTDKKAALANLLNALRRSHTSVSNACQQALQAYCQASEKLSVIDVCQRTELYPSIADMIEWLSKIDQQFSNNIFAKEFLLENLQFSQDLGPEKFVGEWKKEDSTVIMYLNEVLWALKFFMTAKA, from the exons ATGGGGGATTTAACACACCCTCTCGACAGACATTTTCGACAGGTATTTAATGTAATAGAACAAATGCAAGGTGGGACTTGGAAGAAGGTAATGGAAGGTTCTCATGTGCACTTGGCTGAGCTTTCAACGTTGATGGAGATATTCTCGAACTGTAGTGTTGCAAATATAAACAGTACAAAGACTGCGTCGAGGTTTCCAGATGTCAAGGATAGAATTCTCCGTAAGGTGACAGATGAAATGACTGATAAGAAAGCAGCGCTAGCGAACCTTCT TAACGCTTTAAGGAGAAGCCACACCTCCGTCAGCAACGCTTGTCAACAGGCTCTGCAAGCTTATTGTCAAGCGTCAGAGAAGCTCTCTGTAATTGATGTTTGCCAACGAACTGAACTTTACCCTTCGATTGCCGATATGATAGAATGGCTTTCTAAAATCGACCAGCAATTCAGCAACAA TATATTTGCTAAGGAATTTTTGCTCGAGAACCTGCAATTCAGTCAGGACCTCGGACCTGAAAAGTTTGTCGGTGAATGGAAGAAGGAAGATAGCACTGTTATCATGTATCTCAACG AGGTGCTGTGGGCATTGAAATTCTTCATGACTGCCAAAGCGTGA